A genome region from Magnolia sinica isolate HGM2019 chromosome 8, MsV1, whole genome shotgun sequence includes the following:
- the LOC131253687 gene encoding uncharacterized protein LOC131253687: MPKIRVEICLISARGLRRSSSLWKLQWFAVGWIDSDQKYCSKIDSSGSSNPTWKTKFAALIDESHPNLHGLSLHVEVYSREPIFLREKLHGIATVSLKEFFVKFATISDGPRSDVEEVGSFQLRKKKSGKPRGFVDVSVRVLEEGDGVSSYSGKEEGGFQLSDHKTNFSVPIESGPLPSYPTARPYQPSNSGPLPSYPTAQPYRPSIGRIENYPPNSFPYAQPTPYAQPTPFPANYSNPTTPGTSYRPPRTPPPPPPPSNVGFLPTFLPGTGQLPPDHYMNMPSSNAAGRAGGPGFGMGVGAGALAAGAVIFGDDFMSGFDFPAGLQGGSLTISTDPPF, encoded by the exons ATGCCGAAAATTCGCGTTGAAATCTGCCTGATCTCAGCCCGCGGCCTCCGCCGTTCATCATCGCTCTGGAAACTCCAATGGTTTGCTGTTGGATGGATCGATTCCGATCAGAAATACTGTTCCAAGATCGACAGCTCAGGAAGCTCCAACCCCACATGGAAAACCAAGTTCGCTGCTTTGATCGATGAATCTCATCCGAATTTGCATGGTTTGTCACTTCACGTGGAAGTTTATAGTAGAGAGCCGATTTTCCTAAGAGAAAAGCTTCATGGGATCGCAACCGTCAGTTTGAAAGAGTTCTTTGTGAAGTTCGCCACGATTTCAGATGGCCCACGATCGGACGTTGAAGAGGTAGGTAGCTTCCAGCTACGAAAGAAGAAATCCGGCAAGCCTCGGGGATTTGTCGATGTCTCTGTTCGGGTGTTGGAAGAGGGAGATGGTGTTTCTTCATACTCAG GTAAGGAGGAAGGAGGATTTCAGCTCTCAGATCATAAAACTAACTTTTCTGTACCTATAGAAAGTGGGCCACTTCCATCCTATCCAACAGCCCGACCATATCAACCGTCCAATAGTGGGCCACTTCCATCCTACCCAACAGCCCAACCATATCGACCGTCCATCGGTCGGATAGAAAATTACCCACCAAATAGTTTTCCCTATGCTCAACCAACACCTTATGCTCAACCGACACCATTTCCGGCGAACTACTCGAATCCAACCACTCCCGGAACAAGTTATCGACCGCCTCGCACTCCGCCGCCGCCGCCGCCTCCTTCAAATGTCGGCTTTCTACCTACATTTCTTCCAGGAACAGGCCAATTGCCGCCGGATCACTACATGAACATGCCATCATCTAATGCTGCCGGACGCGCTGGCGGGCCCGGTTTCGGAATGGGAGTCGGCGCCGGAGCACTGGCAGCTGGTGCAGTGATCTTCGGCGATGATTTTATGTCAGGTTTCGATTTCCCGGCGGGCCTCCAAGGTGGTAGTCTTACTATATCGACTGATCCTCCATTTTAG
- the LOC131253688 gene encoding GCN5-related N-acetyltransferase 3, chloroplastic isoform X2, with protein sequence MAAISSHSLPSISSHLYPSQPQKFRKTLPPIFISTNPSHLNLHQLAHLFASTNFSCHRFPNPDAQTGRVEPVDPGKLRTAVDHSSVVVSVFCREEFCEGGGGKEDLGFGGLLMERAVPVSEKNGRLVGFGRAVSDGGLTAAIYDVVVIPSLQRLGIGRRIVKRIIRLFFEACGFGEDALGSTTMMYTRSASNYAEGNPSVRRVGRMLLLVPPLRKSSSENAASG encoded by the exons ATGGCTGCAATCTCGTCTCACTCCCTCCCCTCCATATCTTCCCACCTCTACCCCTCACAACCCCAGAAATTTCGAAAAACCCTACCACCCATCTTCATCTCCACTAACCCATCCCACCTCAACCTCCATCAGCTGGCCCACCTCTTCGCCTCCACTAATTTCTCCTGCCACAGATTCCCGAATCCCGACGCACAGACGGGCCGCGTCGAGCCCGTCGATCCCGGCAAGCTCCGGACGGCCGTCGACCACAGCTCGGTAGTTGTCTCGGTGTTCTGCCGGGAGGAGTTCTGCGAGGGAGGCGGTGGGAAGGAGGACTTGGGATTTGGAGGGTTGTTGATGGAGCGGGCCGTTCCGGTGTCGGAGAAGAATGGACGGTTGGTGGGATTCGGAAGGGCAGTCTCTGATGGCGGATTGACGGCAGCGATCTATGATGTCGTG GTTATTCCTTCACTGCAGAGATTGGGAATTGGCCGCAGGATAGTTAAAAGAATCATAAG GTTGTTTTTTGAAGCATGTGGATTTGGAGAGGACGCTCTGGGGtccaccacaatgatgtatacCCGGTCTGCATCAAACTATGCAGAAGGCAATCCTTCAGTTAGACGCGTTGGCCGGATGCTGCTGTTAGTCCCACCACTGCGAAAGTCCTCATCAGAGAATGCAGCCAGCGGCTAG
- the LOC131253688 gene encoding GCN5-related N-acetyltransferase 3, chloroplastic isoform X1 has translation MAAISSHSLPSISSHLYPSQPQKFRKTLPPIFISTNPSHLNLHQLAHLFASTNFSCHRFPNPDAQTGRVEPVDPGKLRTAVDHSSVVVSVFCREEFCEGGGGKEDLGFGGLLMERAVPVSEKNGRLVGFGRAVSDGGLTAAIYDVVVIPSLQRLGIGRRIVKRIIRVLTSRGIYDIAALCSEEERLFFEACGFGEDALGSTTMMYTRSASNYAEGNPSVRRVGRMLLLVPPLRKSSSENAASG, from the exons ATGGCTGCAATCTCGTCTCACTCCCTCCCCTCCATATCTTCCCACCTCTACCCCTCACAACCCCAGAAATTTCGAAAAACCCTACCACCCATCTTCATCTCCACTAACCCATCCCACCTCAACCTCCATCAGCTGGCCCACCTCTTCGCCTCCACTAATTTCTCCTGCCACAGATTCCCGAATCCCGACGCACAGACGGGCCGCGTCGAGCCCGTCGATCCCGGCAAGCTCCGGACGGCCGTCGACCACAGCTCGGTAGTTGTCTCGGTGTTCTGCCGGGAGGAGTTCTGCGAGGGAGGCGGTGGGAAGGAGGACTTGGGATTTGGAGGGTTGTTGATGGAGCGGGCCGTTCCGGTGTCGGAGAAGAATGGACGGTTGGTGGGATTCGGAAGGGCAGTCTCTGATGGCGGATTGACGGCAGCGATCTATGATGTCGTG GTTATTCCTTCACTGCAGAGATTGGGAATTGGCCGCAGGATAGTTAAAAGAATCATAAG GGTTCTTACCAGTAGAGGCATATATGACATAGCAGCCCTCTGCTCTGAAGAAGAGAG GTTGTTTTTTGAAGCATGTGGATTTGGAGAGGACGCTCTGGGGtccaccacaatgatgtatacCCGGTCTGCATCAAACTATGCAGAAGGCAATCCTTCAGTTAGACGCGTTGGCCGGATGCTGCTGTTAGTCCCACCACTGCGAAAGTCCTCATCAGAGAATGCAGCCAGCGGCTAG